The sequence TTACCGGGTCCGCGCTGCCGTCCTCCCGCAGCAGACCGGCCTGAAAAAGGAAATCGATCGAACGTGCGATGGGTTGCTCGCCCCGGTCCTCGGGACCGGCGGCAGCCGACAGGCGATCCTTGACCCAGGAAGGGACCGGACCGCCGATGTCCGGTATCACGGCGGCTGGAAGATGCGGCGCTCTCATGATTGCACCTCGAGATGGTCTTGAACGGCGACGGCGGAGCTCAGAAGATCCGCCCATTTCTGCGCAACGGATGACAGGCGAAAGGCGGGATTGGAGCGCACCCGCGGTGCCGTGCGCCGCCACGCCTGGATGCGGGCGAGGATCTGGGCCGGATCATGTCCGTCTACGTGCTGATTCCGGTCCGCCACGATTTCCGCATTCGCCCCCAGAGCGCCATGCACGAGGACAGGTGTTCCGACGGCGTTCGCCTCGGCAAGGATGAGCCCGAAGGTCTCGGCAAAGGTGGTCTGCGGATAGAAGAGGCAGAGGGCGCGGCGCAGATGCTCCATCAGCGCCGGATGCGACAGCGCGCCGAGAAATGTCACACCTTCCGGCACCGGCCCGCATTCCCATCGCAAATAGCCGGGATCTGCGACGGCGAGGGTAAGGTCCGGCACTTGCGCACGCAAAGTCGCGAACTGGGCGAAAACCTCGGCCAGCCCCTTGTGTGGCGAGCTTGCGAACAGGAGCCGACAAGGATCGCGCGGCGTGCCGTCGGGCTGGAGGGCATCGTTCAGCGGGTTGTAGATCACCACGGAGCGAGGCATCGCGGCGGCGTTCAGAAACGTCTCGAGATACCTTTCATGGGTCAGCGAGACGCAGATGACCGTGATGCCGGCCTCTTTCAACGCCGTCCCCATCTTTCGGTTGTGGCGGCCGGGATAGACATGCAGCCACAGGAACACCGCCGTGCCGGGGTATCGCCGGCGAAGGGCAACCGCCACTTTCCAGCGGTTGATCACCACCAGCGCGTCGAAATCGCCTGTCGGACCCCGGTCACCAAGTGGGCAAAGCCGACCGGCGATCGACCGTTGCTCGACACTGCGGCCGTGCTGGAAATGCGTGATGTCGAACGACGCCCCGAGCGCCGCCGAGATGCGCAGAACGGTCGCCTCCGTGCCGCCAAGCCCGCCGGCCTCGATATCGGGCAGGTCATAGCCCGCAGCACTACAGGGGTCGACGATGGCGACATGCGGACGATCGGCGAAGTGGCGAATGGGCCTCATTGCGCGGCCACCCGGTCCGAGGTTTCGGCTGTCAGGATGTTGTCGACCCGGGCAAGGGTCTCAGGCGACGCCGGCATGTCGCGCCGCTGTAGCCATTCGGGGCGGCTGACCTGACGGACCTCGAGCGCCGGACAATCGACCGGCACCGGCTCCACCCGTCCGCTGTGCCGCCAATCCTCGACCTTTTGCCAGACCCTCTGCCGGTCCGCACGGCGACGTTCACTGACATAGTCCGAGACCGGCGACTGGGTCAGGCTATCGGGCGTCTCGATCTTGGTCAAAAGCAGCTCCGGCACGATCCAGATGACTTCGCCATTCAGGATCAGTCGATTGCGAAGCTCGCGGTCTTCTTCGACGCAATCCTCGAACCCGCCGAGACGACGAAATACATCGGTCCGGAAGAGCCCCGAATTGATATGTGTCCATTCCCCGGGCACCTCTGCGCCCATCTGGAGGTTGGGAAACACGTCATCCAGAAGCGACAGGTCGCGCCGGATCTCCACCCGTCGTCCGTCGGGCAAAATCAGCTCGTGATGGGTGAGCACCACGCTTACCGTGAGGTTTTGGCCGGCCTCTTTGTTCGCGAGGGGCCAGTTCAGGCAACCGTCCGCGCGAACGTCCTGCGCGCTCAGCCGGCGCACCTGATGCAAGACCTTGTCGCGATGCGGAATGTCATCGGAATCGTGGAAGGTCACTGCGTCGCCGGCGGTCAGCAGAAGGCCCGCGTTCTTGGCCTGCGCCGTGCCGAGGTTGTGCGCGAGGCGTATGTAATTGAACTTCGGATGCGCGAAGAAGGGTTCCACCACCCGCGCCGTGGCATCGGTGCTCGCGTCGTCGATGACATGGACGCGACTGTTCCACCAGCTTTGCACGAGCGCCGCCCGGATGGCGCCCTCGATCAGATGCGCGCGGTTGAAGGTCGGAATGATGATGTCCACGCAGGGGGCGAGAGGACCCGAGATCATGCCATGGCCTCCCGTCCGAGCAGCAGGACGGCCTGCCGATAGCCGCGCAAACTTCGGAAGGTCAGCATCGCCGCAGGCAACGGCAGCATCAGCGCACCGAGCGCCGCGAGAATGAGCGGATTTGTCGGATGCGCGACGATGAAGAGGACGGCGGCGGCGAGGAAGGGCAGCCAGGGACAGACCGAGAAGTTTCTCGCTGCCGCGTCCTTCAGGCCGGACTTGTCGGTCACGACGAACGTCAGCCGGCTGCCCGCCAGCGCATCGAATGTGGCCTTGGCCGATTGAGGCGCCAGCGCGATGCGACAGGCGAGGGCCCGTGCCAGGACGCCCGGAGGCAGCCCGTCCCGCAAGCCCCGGGCCAACACGCGGATCACGATATCGCAAAGGCTCAGAACGATGGCACAGGCGGCCAGCGTCGAAGCAGTGCTGTCCGCGCGCCCTGTCAGAAGCCATGCGCCCAAGAGCATGGCCGGGATGAGGGCCAGGTTGAACCAGGCGGTCAACTGCGACAGGACGACGAGACGTTTGTGAAGGCTGAGTGCGCCCGTCCGCGTGAAGATCGTCGCAGCATGGGTCATGAGTGTCTGGAAATTCCCGCTGCACCAGCGATACCGCTGCCGCTCCAGATCGCGCAGCGAAAGCGGCAAGAGCCCCTTGCCGACCACCTGATTGATGAACCGTCCAGAATACCCGCCTTTACAAAGCCGAACGCCAAGTTCCGCGTCCTCGGTCGTGGTGCTCCCGGACCATCCGCCCGCTGCGGTCAGGGCGTCCCGCGAAATGACGCACAGCGTTCCCGTCAGCAAAACCGCCTCTGCCACATCCGCCCGTGCGGCTTTGGTTCGGAAGTATTCCTCGAGTTCGGCATTGATCCCAGGCGCGGCCAGCGTTGCGTCGCTATAGGACTGCGGAAACTGGACATAGTCCGCGCCGGTACGGTGAAGTGCGGCGGCCGCCCGTCGCAGGAAATCCCGGGTCACGACATAATCTGCGTCCACGGTGACGATGTGACTGGCGCGCGGGTCCGTTTGCTCCAGAGCTATGGTCAGCGCGCCGGCTTTGGCCCCGGAAACGCCCATGCGAAGCAGGAACCTGATCCGACCCGGGTAGGCGGAGCAGAACCGCTCTACCGGCCGCCAGAGCGCATCGTCGGCGGTGTTGTTGTCCATCACGATGATCTCGTAGCGCGACTCCGGCCAATCCTGATCCAGCAGCCCGCGCAGGGTGTCGATAACGACCCGCGGGGGTTCCGAATGGGTCGCCACATGGACCGAGAACCAGGGGTCAGCGGACTCTCGCGCAGACATCGAAAGCCGCGCGGGCACACAGGCAAGAAGCGGCCGAAGCGCCATCAGGGCGATCTGAATGACCACCAGAGCTACACAGATAAGGGCACCGAAGGTCGGCAAGACGGCCGCGAGAATCACAAGTCCCAAAGCCGTGAAAAGCCGTAGCATCTCCGTTCGCCCCCGAGCGTCAATAAGCGAAATTCGCTGTTTTATTTCAACAGCTTACGATTCACTCTCCGCTGTCGGTGGGGCAACGCGACGGGCTGCCATATGGTTCCGCCACCGGGCGCGTTTCGCGCCCGCTGACAGGTCGAGACTGCCCGACGATCCGGAGTCTCACTTTCAACTGGATTGAATTGCGCGCCCGCGCTCAGTCCTGAGGGAACCAGGAGGTGTCCATGTCGGCGTAGCGATCATGGAAATCAGTGAGACAGATCATCTCGTCTTCCTTGAGCAGCCGGACGTGTTGATGGTCCCGCTCGATGAAACCCGCGCGCTCCATGCGCCTGAGGGTCGTGCTGACGTAGACATTGGTCAGCCCGAGGTAATCCGCGATCTGGCCCTGGGTCATGGGCAGCCGGATGGTATCGGTCATCTTGCTGTTGGTGATCCGCAACCGGGATATGAGGTCGAGCAACATGTAGCTGACCCGTTCCTGCGCGCTCATGCGGCCCATGGCCCGCAGCACGTCGATCAGGACCACATGATCCCTGAGCGCGATGGAAATGAGCAGGGCGGACAGCCTTGGCGATTCCCGGAGGATCGTGTCGAGCGATGATTTCGGAAAGGGACACAAACAGACATCCTCGATCGTGCGCAGGGTCGAGGTTGCATGCTTGAGAGCGACATCGGGAAAGCCGATGACATCCCCCGGGTGGTGGATCTTGACGATCTGGCGTCGTCCGTCGGGCAGGTCGGTATAGCTGAAGCACCACCCGTGCTTGACGATGTAGAGATCCTTGTTCCGATCGCCGCCCTGATAGACCTCGTGGTCGGCCGGGAAGTTCCGCTCGTTA comes from Maritimibacter sp. DP1N21-5 and encodes:
- a CDS encoding glycosyltransferase family 4 protein, translating into MRPIRHFADRPHVAIVDPCSAAGYDLPDIEAGGLGGTEATVLRISAALGASFDITHFQHGRSVEQRSIAGRLCPLGDRGPTGDFDALVVINRWKVAVALRRRYPGTAVFLWLHVYPGRHNRKMGTALKEAGITVICVSLTHERYLETFLNAAAMPRSVVIYNPLNDALQPDGTPRDPCRLLFASSPHKGLAEVFAQFATLRAQVPDLTLAVADPGYLRWECGPVPEGVTFLGALSHPALMEHLRRALCLFYPQTTFAETFGLILAEANAVGTPVLVHGALGANAEIVADRNQHVDGHDPAQILARIQAWRRTAPRVRSNPAFRLSSVAQKWADLLSSAVAVQDHLEVQS
- a CDS encoding glycosyltransferase family 2 protein, translated to MISGPLAPCVDIIIPTFNRAHLIEGAIRAALVQSWWNSRVHVIDDASTDATARVVEPFFAHPKFNYIRLAHNLGTAQAKNAGLLLTAGDAVTFHDSDDIPHRDKVLHQVRRLSAQDVRADGCLNWPLANKEAGQNLTVSVVLTHHELILPDGRRVEIRRDLSLLDDVFPNLQMGAEVPGEWTHINSGLFRTDVFRRLGGFEDCVEEDRELRNRLILNGEVIWIVPELLLTKIETPDSLTQSPVSDYVSERRRADRQRVWQKVEDWRHSGRVEPVPVDCPALEVRQVSRPEWLQRRDMPASPETLARVDNILTAETSDRVAAQ
- a CDS encoding glycosyltransferase family 2 protein; amino-acid sequence: MLRLFTALGLVILAAVLPTFGALICVALVVIQIALMALRPLLACVPARLSMSARESADPWFSVHVATHSEPPRVVIDTLRGLLDQDWPESRYEIIVMDNNTADDALWRPVERFCSAYPGRIRFLLRMGVSGAKAGALTIALEQTDPRASHIVTVDADYVVTRDFLRRAAAALHRTGADYVQFPQSYSDATLAAPGINAELEEYFRTKAARADVAEAVLLTGTLCVISRDALTAAGGWSGSTTTEDAELGVRLCKGGYSGRFINQVVGKGLLPLSLRDLERQRYRWCSGNFQTLMTHAATIFTRTGALSLHKRLVVLSQLTAWFNLALIPAMLLGAWLLTGRADSTASTLAACAIVLSLCDIVIRVLARGLRDGLPPGVLARALACRIALAPQSAKATFDALAGSRLTFVVTDKSGLKDAAARNFSVCPWLPFLAAAVLFIVAHPTNPLILAALGALMLPLPAAMLTFRSLRGYRQAVLLLGREAMA
- a CDS encoding Crp/Fnr family transcriptional regulator, which translates into the protein MTDATSCLVTKLSHYLPLSDEDVARLARLERNERNFPADHEVYQGGDRNKDLYIVKHGWCFSYTDLPDGRRQIVKIHHPGDVIGFPDVALKHATSTLRTIEDVCLCPFPKSSLDTILRESPRLSALLISIALRDHVVLIDVLRAMGRMSAQERVSYMLLDLISRLRITNSKMTDTIRLPMTQGQIADYLGLTNVYVSTTLRRMERAGFIERDHQHVRLLKEDEMICLTDFHDRYADMDTSWFPQD